From the genome of Leptodactylus fuscus isolate aLepFus1 chromosome 1, aLepFus1.hap2, whole genome shotgun sequence, one region includes:
- the HPSE gene encoding heparanase — translation MYTLAYIVFLLGALLKVSNNVLEPPVELQLHLKTSNRSPLNARFLSVTIDASLASEPKYIAFLESQKLITLSRGLSPAFLRFGGTKSDFLFFDPIRNTSIEDDITWDLPIKQDVCHRSNGPPCVQQKLWFQWPTQEQVILKEAFSNTYKNTTITKHTIDLLYRFANCSGLHLIFGLNALVRDKNGQWNSSNAKLLIDYCDFKKYNLSWELGNEPNSFKKKSGQYIDGSQLGKDFITLHELLQKYSRYRTSGLFGPDIGQPKKATQKMLKSFLKAGGEAIDSVTWHHYYVDGRTASVKDCINPTILDTLSSEIRTVLRLVNEIVPGKLVWLGETSSAYGGGSPGLTNTYIDGFMWLDKLGLSAKLGIDVVMRQALFGAGSYNLVDSDFEPLPDYWLSLVFKNLVGSVVLHATFRSSKNVNVENLRVYLHCTNIDNTKYKAGDVTLFAMNLNNHTQEMQLPSYLSGKFVDEYLLLPGEGGLLSRTVLLNGQVLKMVDEKTLPALNGKQLDPGSLLTLPSMSFGFFVVKSAMASACL, via the exons ATGTATACTCTTGCCTATATTGTATTTCTTCTTGGTGCTCTGCTGAAGGTCAGCAACAATGTTCTGGAACCACCTGTGGAACTACAACTACATCTGAAGACTAGTAACAGATCACCTCTAAACGCAAGATTTCTTTCCGTAACTATTGATGCCAGCCTTGCGTCAGAGCCAAAGTATATTGCCTTTCTTGA GTCCCAGAAACTTATCACTTTATCAAGAGGGCTTTCTCCTGCCTTCCTAAGATTTGGAGGAACAAAATCTGACTTTTTATTCTTTGATCCGATAAGAAATACATCAATAGAAGACGATATTACCTGGGACCTTCCAATAAAGCAAG ACGTGTGTCATAGAAGCAATGGCCCCCCTTGTGTACAGCAGAAGCTCTGGTTTCAATGGCCGACCCAGGAACAAGTCATTCTCAAAGAAGCTTTTTCTAACACCTACAAAAATACCACAATCACAA AGCACACAATTGACCTGCTCTACAGATTTGCAAATTGCTCCGGCCTTCATCTCATATTTGGACTAAATGCTCTAGTCAGGGATAAAAATGGTCAGTGGAACAGTTCGAATGCTAAGTTACTGATCGACTACTGTGACTTTAAGAAATATAATCTCTCctgggaattaggaaatg AACCAAACAGTTTTAAGAAGAAGTCTGGACAGTACATTGATGGCTCACAGCTTGGCAAGGATTTTATTACTTTACATGAGCTGCTTCAAAAGTACAGCAGGTACAGAACCTCAGGTCTCTTTGGCCCAGACATCGGACAGCCTAAGAAAGCAACCCAGAAAATGCTAAAAAG ttttttaaaGGCAGGGGGTGAAGCCATTGATTCTGTTACTTGGCACCA CTACTATGTTGATGGTCGAACTGCATCTGTGAAAGACTGTATCAACCCTACCATTTTAGATACTTTATCTTCAGAAATAAGGACTGTCTTAAGg CTAGTAAATGAAATTGTTCCAGGAAAGTTGGTTTGGTTGGGTGAAACCAGCTCAGCATATGGTGGAGGATCTCCAGGATTAACAAATACGTATATTGATGGCTTCAT GTGGCTGGATAAGCTGGGACTGTCTGCTAAACTGGGAATTGATGTGGTTATGAGACAGGCCTTGTTTGGTGCTGGGTCATACAATTTGGTGGATTCTGATTTTGAACCTTTACCT GATTACTGGCTGTCGCTGGTTTTTAAGAATTTGGTTGGGTCCGTGGTTTTGCATGCCACTTTTAGAAGCTCCAAGAATGTAAATGTGGAAAACCTTAGGGTTTATCTTCATTGTACAAACATTGACAA CACAAAATACAAAGCAGGAGATGTTACACTGTTTGCCATGAACTTGAACAACCACACTCAGGAAATGCAGTTGCCAAGCTACTTATCTGGAAAGTTTGTCGATGAATATCTTCTTTTACCTGGAGAGGGAGGACTGCTTTCTAG AACAGTCTTGCTGAATGGTCAGGTTTTAAAGATGGTGGATGAAAAAACTTTGCCAGCTTTGAATGGAAAACAGCTGGATCCAGGCTCTCTTCTTACACTCCCTTCTAtgagttttggattttttgttgTAAAAAGTGCTATGGCCAGTGCTTGCCTATGA